One window of the Trueperaceae bacterium genome contains the following:
- a CDS encoding ABC transporter substrate-binding protein: MSLKRIATLAVALVISVVTAFGAAQSARQTTLVIGGDWGDLITLDPGVSYEFTSTTILDNIYERLVKFDGADLSAVVPGLAESWEIAARDGGGNSITFHLRDATFSTGRPVKASDVVYSFQRPILIESPSSFLFTDVVGMDLDSVVALDDKTVRLDLPEGVNASIVLNLLTFTTGGVMDQAEVEQHYEDGDYGQGWLNDHSAGSGPYLLERWDRSSQVVLVTNPTYGDPGPITRVIMRHMPESNAQRTALESGEIDIAWDYTPEAFQAAEAAGVLKTYRTDTFQMSYLGMNSGPGAPFEDNRVRDAVRYAVDQQGIIDNLLLGLGRPMQTIVPAGLMGADTTIYYERNVAKAKELLAEAGVPNLSVEFLISTGACGGGVPCADLAAKIQSDLAEAGITATIKQTTGGELYTIYRAQAAQLVMAAWSPDYPDPDGNATPLSSFPAGSIAWRNVWDNAQAAELASEAAATVDVAARQALYAQLNHLVATEGPYSMLYQPSKPIVTSAKVLGFERSAGGDVEFDRISKLP, from the coding sequence ATGAGTCTCAAGCGGATCGCAACCCTGGCGGTTGCGCTCGTCATATCGGTGGTCACGGCGTTCGGCGCAGCCCAGTCTGCGCGTCAGACCACGCTCGTCATCGGCGGCGACTGGGGCGACCTCATCACGCTCGACCCGGGCGTGAGCTACGAGTTCACCAGCACTACCATCCTCGACAACATCTACGAACGCCTGGTCAAGTTCGACGGCGCCGACCTGTCGGCGGTCGTGCCCGGCCTCGCCGAGTCTTGGGAGATCGCGGCGCGCGACGGCGGCGGCAACAGCATCACGTTCCACCTGCGCGACGCGACCTTCTCCACCGGACGCCCCGTGAAGGCGTCCGACGTCGTCTACTCCTTCCAGCGCCCCATCCTCATCGAGAGCCCGTCCTCGTTCCTGTTCACGGACGTGGTCGGCATGGACCTCGACTCCGTCGTGGCCCTCGACGACAAGACCGTGCGCCTCGACCTGCCCGAGGGCGTGAACGCCAGCATCGTGCTCAACCTGCTCACGTTCACCACGGGCGGCGTCATGGACCAGGCCGAGGTCGAGCAGCATTACGAGGACGGCGACTACGGCCAGGGTTGGTTGAACGACCACTCCGCCGGCTCCGGCCCGTACCTGCTCGAGCGTTGGGACCGCAGCTCGCAGGTCGTGCTCGTCACGAACCCGACGTACGGCGACCCGGGCCCCATCACGCGCGTGATCATGCGCCACATGCCCGAGTCCAACGCCCAGCGCACGGCGCTCGAGTCCGGCGAGATCGACATCGCCTGGGACTACACACCCGAAGCCTTCCAGGCGGCGGAGGCGGCCGGCGTCCTCAAGACCTACCGCACCGACACGTTCCAGATGTCCTACCTGGGCATGAACTCCGGACCGGGCGCGCCGTTCGAGGACAACCGCGTCCGCGACGCCGTGCGCTACGCCGTCGACCAGCAGGGCATCATCGACAACCTGCTCCTCGGTCTCGGCCGTCCGATGCAGACCATCGTGCCGGCCGGCCTCATGGGCGCAGACACGACCATCTACTACGAGCGCAACGTCGCCAAGGCCAAGGAGCTGCTCGCCGAGGCCGGCGTGCCGAACCTGAGCGTCGAGTTCCTCATCTCGACGGGCGCCTGCGGCGGCGGCGTACCGTGCGCCGACCTCGCCGCCAAGATCCAGTCCGACCTGGCCGAGGCCGGCATCACCGCCACCATCAAGCAGACGACGGGCGGCGAGCTCTACACCATCTACCGCGCCCAGGCCGCGCAGCTCGTCATGGCCGCGTGGAGCCCCGACTACCCCGATCCCGACGGCAACGCCACGCCCCTGAGCAGCTTCCCCGCCGGCTCCATCGCCTGGCGCAACGTGTGGGACAACGCCCAGGCCGCCGAGCTGGCCAGCGAGGCCGCCGCGACGGTCGACGTCGCCGCCCGTCAAGCGCTCTACGCGCAACTGAACCACCTGGTGGCGACCGAGGGACCGTACTCGATGCTCTACCAGCCGTCCAAGCCCATCGTCACCTCCGCGAAGGTGCTCGGCTTCGAGCGCAGCGCGGGCGGCGACGTGGAGTTCGACCGCATCAGCAAGCTCCCCTGA
- a CDS encoding outer membrane lipoprotein-sorting protein, protein MTGHQDHRRASARAIVATAFVLALAGAAFAQSYTTAKEVVDAMEAKPAPSTTVATMSMTITAASGHSLTRTMQVWSADEGGSQLIKFLEPADVRGSGFLSVEKASGETETMIYLPALGRVRRVAGGQKQDAFFGSDFSYEEIASLSGDFGDDFETALLETLPGPVYVIEGVAKPGSDGSYDRIVFQVPEATLLPQRVEFYRAGQLVKVLTISGTSAVGGYDLPSVIRMETVAAGSYTTIDQSDFKVDEAIPADVFTERFLQR, encoded by the coding sequence ATGACCGGACACCAGGACCACCGCCGGGCCAGCGCCCGCGCCATCGTCGCGACGGCCTTCGTGCTCGCTCTCGCCGGCGCCGCCTTCGCCCAGAGCTACACGACCGCCAAGGAGGTCGTGGACGCCATGGAGGCCAAGCCCGCGCCCAGCACGACCGTCGCCACCATGAGCATGACCATCACGGCCGCGTCGGGCCACTCGCTGACGCGCACCATGCAGGTCTGGTCGGCGGACGAGGGGGGCTCGCAGCTCATCAAGTTCCTCGAGCCGGCGGACGTGCGCGGGTCCGGCTTCCTCTCCGTCGAGAAGGCGTCGGGCGAGACGGAGACCATGATCTACCTGCCGGCCTTAGGCCGCGTGCGCCGCGTGGCGGGCGGCCAGAAGCAGGACGCCTTCTTCGGCTCCGACTTCTCGTACGAGGAGATCGCGAGCCTGAGCGGCGACTTCGGCGACGACTTCGAGACCGCGCTCCTGGAGACGCTGCCGGGGCCCGTCTACGTCATCGAGGGCGTCGCGAAGCCCGGCTCCGACGGCAGTTACGACCGCATCGTCTTCCAGGTCCCGGAAGCCACGCTCCTGCCGCAACGCGTCGAGTTCTACCGCGCCGGGCAGCTCGTCAAGGTCCTGACCATCAGCGGCACAAGCGCGGTCGGCGGGTACGACCTGCCGAGCGTCATCCGCATGGAGACGGTCGCCGCCGGCTCGTACACGACCATCGACCAGTCCGACTTCAAGGTGGACGAGGCCATCCCGGCCGACGTCTTCACGGAACGCTTCCTGCAGCGCTGA
- a CDS encoding MMPL family transporter yields the protein MTDSAHGNADGSRAAGRGRGAGHDRHAGRGRRNLVVVAVFAVLSLGFGLGALRLRLDASVSAMLPDKSTVADLQREVSDVFGADTVMVALLEGDIYTQPAIAQLGKLTASLAEVTGVNNVTSAANAQRMLDDDGFLLVEDLFPPAPTLDDLAEARRYLETSPLYGGGLLVAEDGRSANVVMEVSADVDSAAMSNAIRAVLDEQWQRAGFGASHLVGGPLIDGEMRATLAREMPLLGGVAALLILVMLYLNFRTVRGALLPLMTVLVGLLWSLGTMGWLGAELTTLSVIAPVAILAVGSSFSLHLLGRFFQELSHGASKAAAIATARKETGLGVLISGLAISAALCTFALSGMPTVRGLGLLTAGGVLATLVASLVLLPAVLGLLRPPRRVVDPEQPGVIAGFLAAVARFADKRRYAILVAAGVLLALAVFGTTRIVPNTAVIDYFNANSPLRHDYAVVEAAFGGSSQVEVLVEGDMSDPAALAAMLAFQERVAAIDGVGHTTSIATVLRGIHHTLTGDLALPATREEVAQELLLYQLSGDPKQVSNYLTLDSRLARVDIATKSESTAVMRRIVSEIEAAGAATIGQYARLGYTGSTVLQLAIEDALLHDFVISLSLAIVLVVIIDSFVRSFRAAVVTILALLLTIALQYGMLGFFGIPLDLSTMLLGALAIGVGDYAIHLTVRYMEERRFGSPPEAAMSRALHSSGRSILFTALTLGAGFAAMIFSQFVPVRTLGSLMAFTVVSVGTASLTLLPAACLVFLRDPRGAAKAAAEA from the coding sequence ATGACCGACAGCGCACATGGGAACGCCGACGGGAGCCGGGCCGCAGGCCGCGGTCGAGGCGCCGGTCACGACCGGCACGCCGGCCGAGGCCGGCGCAACCTGGTCGTCGTCGCGGTCTTCGCCGTCCTCTCGCTCGGCTTCGGCCTCGGGGCGTTGCGGCTGCGCCTCGACGCCTCCGTGTCGGCGATGCTCCCCGACAAGAGCACGGTCGCCGACCTGCAACGCGAGGTGTCTGACGTGTTCGGCGCCGACACCGTCATGGTCGCGCTCCTAGAAGGCGACATCTACACGCAGCCGGCCATCGCCCAGCTCGGCAAGCTGACGGCCAGCCTCGCCGAAGTCACGGGCGTCAACAACGTGACGAGCGCCGCCAACGCCCAGCGCATGCTCGACGACGACGGCTTCCTCCTCGTCGAGGACCTGTTCCCGCCGGCCCCGACGTTAGACGACCTGGCCGAGGCCCGCCGCTACCTGGAGACGTCGCCCCTCTACGGGGGCGGGCTGCTCGTGGCGGAGGACGGCCGGTCGGCCAACGTCGTCATGGAGGTCTCCGCCGACGTCGACTCGGCCGCCATGAGCAACGCCATCCGCGCCGTCCTGGACGAGCAGTGGCAGCGCGCCGGCTTCGGGGCGTCGCACCTGGTGGGCGGGCCGCTGATCGACGGCGAGATGCGCGCCACCCTCGCGCGCGAGATGCCGCTCCTGGGCGGGGTGGCCGCCCTGCTCATCCTCGTGATGCTCTACCTCAACTTCCGCACCGTGCGCGGCGCGCTGCTGCCGCTCATGACCGTGCTCGTCGGCCTCCTCTGGTCGCTCGGGACCATGGGCTGGCTGGGCGCGGAGCTGACGACCCTCAGCGTGATCGCGCCCGTGGCCATCCTCGCGGTGGGCAGCTCCTTCTCGCTGCACCTCCTCGGGCGCTTCTTCCAGGAGCTCTCCCACGGCGCCTCGAAGGCCGCGGCCATCGCGACCGCGCGCAAGGAGACGGGGCTCGGCGTGCTCATCTCCGGCCTCGCCATCTCGGCCGCGCTCTGCACGTTCGCCCTCTCGGGCATGCCGACGGTGCGCGGCCTCGGCCTCCTCACGGCCGGCGGCGTGCTGGCCACGCTCGTCGCCTCCCTCGTCCTCCTGCCCGCGGTGCTCGGGCTGCTGCGCCCGCCGCGCCGCGTCGTCGACCCGGAGCAGCCGGGCGTGATCGCCGGCTTCCTCGCGGCCGTAGCGCGCTTCGCCGACAAGCGGCGGTACGCCATCCTCGTGGCCGCCGGCGTCCTCCTGGCGCTCGCCGTCTTCGGGACCACCCGCATCGTGCCCAACACCGCGGTCATCGACTACTTCAACGCCAACTCGCCGCTGCGGCACGACTACGCCGTGGTGGAGGCGGCGTTCGGCGGCTCGAGCCAGGTCGAGGTGCTCGTCGAGGGCGACATGAGCGACCCGGCCGCACTCGCCGCCATGCTGGCGTTCCAGGAGCGCGTGGCCGCCATAGACGGGGTCGGGCACACGACATCCATCGCCACCGTGTTGCGCGGGATCCATCACACGCTGACCGGCGACCTCGCCCTGCCGGCGACGCGCGAGGAGGTCGCGCAGGAGCTCCTCCTCTACCAGCTCTCCGGCGACCCGAAGCAGGTGAGCAACTACCTCACGCTCGACTCGCGGCTCGCGCGCGTCGACATCGCGACCAAGTCGGAGTCGACGGCCGTCATGCGCCGCATCGTGAGCGAGATCGAGGCCGCCGGCGCCGCCACCATCGGGCAGTACGCGCGGCTCGGCTACACGGGCTCGACCGTGCTCCAGCTCGCCATCGAGGACGCCCTGCTGCACGACTTCGTGATCAGCCTCTCGCTCGCCATCGTGCTCGTCGTCATCATCGACTCGTTCGTGCGCTCGTTCCGGGCCGCCGTCGTGACCATCCTCGCGTTGCTGCTCACCATCGCCCTCCAGTACGGCATGCTTGGCTTCTTCGGCATCCCACTCGACCTCTCCACCATGCTCCTCGGGGCCCTGGCCATCGGGGTCGGCGACTACGCCATCCACCTCACGGTCAGGTACATGGAGGAGCGCCGGTTCGGGAGTCCGCCGGAGGCGGCCATGAGCCGCGCCCTGCACTCTTCCGGCCGCTCCATCCTCTTCACGGCCCTCACCCTCGGCGCGGGCTTCGCCGCCATGATCTTCAGCCAGTTCGTGCCGGTGCGCACGCTCGGCTCGCTCATGGCCTTCACCGTCGTCTCGGTCGGCACCGCCTCGCTCACGTTGCTGCCGGCCGCCTGCCTAGTGTTCCTTCGCGACCCGCGCGGCGCGGCGAAGGCCGCCGCGGAAGCCTGA
- a CDS encoding TetR/AcrR family transcriptional regulator, with translation MARPKAFDHDETVLKAAGLFRRQGYEGTSVRHLQGELGLSASSFYAAFGGKYELYMEALAAHAALEREQLRLGLAGPGAFRDKFAALLASLISELTGAGGTSSLTLRAAVEEAGTKPEVLAFLSRYLTELIEMVGGLIAAAAERGELRPRHPPEHVARFLLFGALSLGFVAKVSTDRATLDGYAAMVLDSIPNDDAGPHTPIQPDPLPNA, from the coding sequence ATGGCGCGGCCCAAGGCGTTCGACCACGACGAGACCGTCCTCAAGGCGGCCGGCCTGTTCCGGCGCCAGGGCTACGAGGGCACGTCGGTGCGCCACCTGCAGGGCGAGCTCGGCCTCAGCGCCAGCTCGTTCTACGCCGCCTTCGGCGGCAAGTACGAGCTCTACATGGAGGCCCTCGCCGCCCACGCGGCCCTGGAGCGCGAGCAGCTGCGGCTCGGCCTCGCCGGACCCGGCGCCTTCAGGGACAAGTTCGCCGCCCTGCTCGCCTCGCTGATAAGCGAGCTCACGGGCGCGGGCGGCACCAGCTCCCTCACGCTCAGAGCGGCGGTCGAGGAGGCAGGCACCAAGCCGGAGGTCCTCGCCTTCCTGTCGCGCTACCTCACAGAGCTGATCGAGATGGTCGGCGGCCTGATCGCGGCCGCGGCCGAGCGCGGCGAGCTGCGACCGCGCCACCCGCCCGAGCACGTGGCGCGCTTCCTCCTCTTCGGCGCGCTCAGCCTCGGCTTCGTCGCCAAGGTCTCGACCGACAGGGCCACGCTCGACGGCTACGCCGCCATGGTCCTTGACAGCATCCCCAACGACGACGCCGGACCGCACACCCCGATCCAGCCGGACCCACTCCCCAACGCCTAG
- a CDS encoding tyrosine-protein phosphatase → MSKAPSSPHDHRFLPLDGTLNTRDLGGLPVAGNGRTRFGVFFRSDVPMDLGAADFERLARLGLSTVIDLRQAHELERDKNSLAATSGIDYQNVEIWGHIDAAGDQPADRWDITAFYLRALDHAGPGFVRVMTLLANARGASLFHCTAGKDRTGLVAALLLEVVGVDRDTIIEDFALTHDRIDPLRQRLLEDAAKHGIERSDFERLLGATPDLMLPALDYLATRYGGATAYLKANGLQDEQLATLRHKLVG, encoded by the coding sequence ATGAGCAAGGCGCCCTCCTCACCTCACGACCACCGCTTCCTGCCGCTCGACGGCACCCTCAACACCCGCGACCTCGGGGGGTTGCCGGTAGCCGGGAACGGACGCACCCGTTTCGGCGTGTTCTTCCGCTCCGACGTTCCGATGGACCTGGGGGCGGCGGACTTCGAGCGCCTCGCGCGCTTGGGTTTGAGCACCGTCATAGACCTGCGCCAGGCGCACGAGCTCGAGCGCGACAAGAACAGCCTGGCGGCCACGAGCGGCATCGACTACCAGAACGTCGAGATCTGGGGGCACATCGACGCGGCCGGAGACCAACCGGCCGACCGGTGGGACATCACCGCGTTCTACCTGCGGGCCTTGGATCACGCCGGCCCCGGCTTCGTGCGTGTCATGACGCTGCTGGCGAACGCGCGGGGCGCCTCGCTCTTCCACTGCACCGCCGGCAAGGACCGCACCGGCCTCGTGGCCGCGCTCCTGCTCGAAGTCGTCGGGGTCGACAGGGACACCATCATCGAGGACTTCGCCCTCACGCACGATCGCATCGACCCGCTGCGCCAGCGCCTACTGGAGGACGCCGCCAAGCACGGCATCGAGCGCAGCGACTTCGAGCGCCTGCTCGGGGCCACACCCGACCTGATGCTTCCCGCGCTCGACTACTTGGCCACCCGTTACGGCGGGGCGACGGCCTACTTGAAGGCCAACGGGCTCCAGGACGAGCAGTTGGCGACGCTCAGGCACAAGCTCGTCGGCTGA
- a CDS encoding zinc metallopeptidase yields the protein MKWEDAGRSKNLEDRRAAGPGRAAVPLGIGGVLIILALSAITGTDLFSALGLSPSAAVQPQAATPNQAELEAEEPMVRFVSFVLDDVQSFWHATFEASDLPYQEAGLVLYRDAVSTACGDAPSSAGPFYCPGDQKVYLDLSFFEELSRRYGAPGDFAQAYVIAHELGHHVQNLLGTLTRAQSQGLSVPVELQADCYAGVWGASADRRGVMERGDLQEGLGAAASVGDDTLAKRAGRIPNQETFTHGSSAQRTQWFTTGFQSGDPNACNTFASR from the coding sequence ATGAAGTGGGAAGACGCAGGTCGTAGCAAGAACCTCGAGGACCGTAGAGCGGCCGGTCCGGGCCGCGCGGCCGTGCCCCTCGGCATCGGCGGCGTGCTGATCATCCTCGCGCTCAGCGCCATCACCGGCACGGACCTCTTCTCGGCCCTCGGCCTGTCGCCGAGCGCGGCCGTGCAGCCCCAGGCCGCCACTCCCAACCAGGCTGAGCTCGAGGCCGAGGAGCCGATGGTGCGCTTCGTCTCCTTCGTGCTCGACGACGTGCAGTCGTTCTGGCACGCGACGTTCGAGGCGAGCGACCTCCCGTACCAGGAAGCGGGCCTCGTCCTGTACCGCGACGCCGTGAGCACGGCGTGCGGCGACGCCCCTTCCTCCGCCGGACCCTTCTACTGCCCCGGCGATCAGAAGGTCTACCTCGACCTGTCGTTCTTCGAGGAGCTGAGCAGGCGCTACGGGGCGCCCGGCGACTTCGCGCAGGCCTACGTGATCGCGCACGAGCTCGGTCACCACGTGCAGAACCTGCTCGGCACGCTGACGCGCGCCCAGTCCCAGGGCCTTTCCGTGCCGGTCGAGCTCCAGGCCGACTGCTACGCGGGCGTGTGGGGCGCGAGCGCCGACCGGCGCGGGGTCATGGAGCGCGGCGACCTCCAGGAGGGCCTCGGCGCGGCCGCCTCCGTCGGCGACGACACCCTCGCCAAACGCGCCGGGCGCATCCCCAACCAGGAGACGTTCACGCACGGCAGTTCGGCCCAGCGCACGCAGTGGTTCACCACGGGCTTCCAGTCAGGCGATCCCAACGCCTGCAACACGTTCGCGAGCCGGTGA
- a CDS encoding extracellular solute-binding protein, whose translation MLNRFIRVLALMLVAAALVGGSAIAQTEIVYWTHEDPNRTALEQELIARFEADYPQYKVVRVTNPTDQMAQLILTAFSANRGPDIFNMDIPNEYPYIVNGRVAPVDPAAAGYIDEQSIYDAYLPGTLDPVTYEGELYGLPLEVTNWSIYLNMNVFRDAGLDPLTDYPKTWEQLMDVAEKLTIRDGEIITRRGFDFRYPYYLNFLPSMAAQLGGKLIGDDGKSAIVGDEAWLRVLQYFKDWGTTGKNLGSPTYKAARSIFNFDNNDIGMMESGQYQAARILNDNPGFLPGEGWMVIPFPQWEDAVADVAEAYYGHYWMVNAQASKEKQQAAWTLLGYFASHADEFFQRVAVLQPTQELLNSDMFKGAPYSDVFMSDLAKAPVIYYDENSPQVLQVLKDSIEAVMLQGKEPADVLKTMREGVERALRGEY comes from the coding sequence ATGCTCAACCGCTTCATCCGCGTTCTCGCTCTGATGCTCGTGGCTGCCGCCCTCGTCGGAGGCAGCGCCATCGCTCAGACGGAGATCGTCTACTGGACGCACGAGGACCCGAACCGCACCGCCCTCGAGCAGGAACTGATAGCTCGCTTCGAGGCGGACTACCCGCAGTACAAGGTCGTGCGCGTCACGAACCCGACCGACCAGATGGCGCAGCTCATCCTGACCGCCTTCTCCGCCAACCGCGGCCCCGACATCTTCAACATGGACATCCCCAACGAGTACCCGTACATCGTTAACGGGCGCGTCGCCCCCGTCGACCCGGCCGCCGCGGGTTACATCGACGAGCAGTCCATCTACGATGCCTACCTCCCGGGCACCCTCGACCCCGTCACGTACGAGGGCGAGCTCTACGGCCTGCCCCTCGAGGTCACGAACTGGTCGATCTACCTGAACATGAACGTGTTCCGTGACGCCGGCCTCGACCCGCTCACCGACTACCCGAAGACCTGGGAACAGCTCATGGACGTGGCCGAGAAGCTCACGATCCGGGACGGCGAGATCATCACGCGCCGCGGCTTCGACTTCCGCTACCCCTACTACCTCAACTTCCTCCCGTCGATGGCGGCGCAACTCGGCGGCAAGCTCATCGGCGACGACGGCAAGAGCGCCATCGTCGGCGACGAGGCGTGGCTCCGCGTGCTGCAGTACTTCAAGGACTGGGGCACCACGGGCAAGAACCTAGGCTCGCCAACCTACAAGGCGGCGCGCTCGATCTTCAACTTCGACAACAACGACATCGGCATGATGGAGTCCGGTCAGTACCAGGCCGCGCGCATCCTCAACGACAACCCCGGCTTCCTGCCCGGCGAGGGCTGGATGGTCATCCCGTTCCCGCAGTGGGAGGACGCCGTCGCCGACGTGGCCGAGGCGTACTACGGCCACTACTGGATGGTCAACGCCCAGGCTTCCAAGGAGAAGCAGCAGGCCGCCTGGACGCTGCTCGGCTACTTCGCGAGCCACGCCGACGAGTTCTTCCAGCGCGTCGCGGTCCTGCAGCCCACGCAGGAGCTGCTCAACTCCGACATGTTCAAGGGCGCTCCGTACTCCGACGTCTTCATGAGCGACCTGGCCAAGGCTCCCGTCATCTACTACGACGAGAACTCGCCGCAGGTGCTGCAGGTCCTCAAGGACTCGATCGAGGCGGTCATGCTGCAGGGCAAGGAGCCTGCGGACGTGCTCAAGACCATGCGCGAAGGCGTCGAGCGCGCCCTGCGCGGCGAGTACTGA
- a CDS encoding sugar ABC transporter permease, translated as MARKAVKLTVATRRAMWGWVFVLPALIYFAVFSFYPIFNAFWLSLHTKNPLSLRPPRFVGLRNYLDLLDSATFWNSWKATGLFTLGTAIPLVVLSLLLATIIVSRLNFQRFFQLAFYAPAVIPSVVAAAVWLLLLDPRGVANQWVNFVLGLSGVDHKWLANPEMVRFSTTVVYLWEKLGFFTIIFIAGLGGIPQSVKEAAHVDGAGGWQLYRYVTLPLLKPTTLLVSVMAMIFCMRTFATQYLFTQAGAPRESINVVTLSIYTTGIRDLQLGLANAMSIVLLLVMLVLSLLQFRLSGRGES; from the coding sequence GTGGCCCGTAAGGCTGTCAAACTGACCGTGGCCACCAGGAGGGCGATGTGGGGCTGGGTGTTCGTACTCCCAGCCCTCATCTATTTCGCGGTCTTCAGCTTCTACCCTATCTTCAACGCTTTCTGGCTCAGCCTGCACACCAAGAACCCCTTGTCTCTGCGGCCCCCGCGGTTCGTGGGCCTTCGCAACTACCTGGACCTGCTCGACTCGGCCACGTTCTGGAACTCCTGGAAGGCCACGGGGCTGTTCACGCTCGGCACGGCCATCCCCCTCGTGGTGCTTAGCTTGCTGCTCGCCACCATCATCGTCTCCCGCCTCAACTTCCAACGCTTCTTCCAGCTCGCGTTCTACGCCCCCGCCGTGATCCCCAGCGTGGTCGCCGCGGCCGTGTGGCTGCTCCTGCTCGACCCGCGCGGAGTCGCCAACCAATGGGTCAACTTCGTGCTCGGCCTGAGCGGCGTGGACCACAAGTGGCTGGCCAACCCCGAGATGGTGCGCTTCTCCACCACAGTGGTCTACCTGTGGGAGAAGCTCGGTTTCTTCACCATCATCTTCATAGCGGGTCTAGGCGGGATCCCGCAGAGCGTCAAGGAGGCGGCCCACGTCGATGGCGCCGGCGGTTGGCAGCTCTACCGCTACGTGACCCTGCCGCTACTCAAACCGACGACGCTCCTCGTGTCGGTCATGGCCATGATCTTCTGCATGCGCACCTTCGCGACCCAGTACCTGTTCACACAGGCGGGCGCTCCGCGTGAGTCCATCAACGTCGTGACCCTCAGCATCTACACCACGGGTATCCGTGACCTCCAGCTCGGCTTGGCGAACGCCATGAGCATCGTGCTCCTGCTCGTCATGCTGGTCCTCTCCCTTCTCCAGTTCAGGTTGTCGGGCAGGGGGGAAAGCTGA